The window TGCCGGTGGAGATTTGAGCATTGAGGACATGATTCCTGATGAACAAGTGGTCATTACCATTTCCCACGCAGGTTATATCAAAAGAACACCACTTTCCGAATACAAGACCCAAAATAGGGGAGGAGTGGGGCAAAAAGCCTCATCCACCCGTAATGAGGACTTTTTGGAACACCTATTTGTGGGTACCAACCACCAGTATATGCTGTTCTTTACACAAAAAGGAAAGTGTTTCTGGATGCGTGTTTTTGAAATTCCGGAAGGAAGCAGGACATCCAAGGGTAGGGCCATCCAAAACTTGATCAACATTGAGCAGGATGATAAGGTGAAAGCCTTTATCTGTACCCAAGATTTGAAGGATGAGGAGTACGTGAACAGTCATTTTGTGATTATGGCCACCAAGAAGGGTACGGTCAAAAAGACATCTTTGGAGCAGTATTCCAGACCACGACAAAATGGTATCAATGCCATCACCATTCGTGAGGATGATGAGCTTTTGGAAGCTAAACTGACCACAGGTACCAGTCAGATATTCCTTGGTCTTAAATCAGGGAAAGCCATTCGCTTTGAGGAATCCAAGACAAGGCCAATGGGCAGGAATGCATCCGGTGTTCGTGGTATTACCTTGGCCGATGACAACGATGAAGTTGTAGGTATGGTTTCGGTACACAATTTTGAGGACGATATCTTGGTGGTTTCCGAAAGGGGCTACGGGAAACGTTCCAATATAGAGGATTACCGTATTACCAACCGTGGCGGAAAAGGAGTGAAGACCATTTCCATCACCGAGAAAACTGGCGGTTTGGTCGCGATTAAGAACGTGACGGATACGGATGACCTCATGATCATCAATAAATCTGGAATTGCCATACGAATGGGGGTTGAGGACCTAAGAGTTATGGGAAGAGCTACCCAAGGGGTGCGCTTGATCAATCTTAAGGATAACGATTCCATCGCCGCAGTGGCCAAAGTCGTTAAAGAAGACGATGATGTCGATGAGGTTGATATACGTGACATCGAGGTAAAAGGAGAAGATGGCACGGCTATTGATGAAAATAGGGACGAATAACAATAATTTGTATATTAAGGAGTAATCGATAAACACTAAATAATTTCAATTTTAAACATGAAAACAAGATTATTAATACTAACAGCCATAGGAGTATCCGCAATGGGTTTTGCCCAAAAGGATGAGATGAAGACGGCGGAAAAGGCGTTAAAGGACGGTGATGCCGCAGCAGCAAAAGCTGCATTGGTAAGTGCTGCTTCTACCATTGATTCGGCCAAGGAAAAAGATCAGGCCGAGTATTATGCCCTTTTGGGAAATGCCAACTACGAATTGGCCAAAAAAGGCGACGTAGCCTCCTTCCAGTCCGCTTTGGATGCCTATAAAAAGGTGATTGCCGTGGAAGAAGCCAGCGGAAAGGAAAAGTATACTTCCGTGGCCCGGGAGAAGATGGGGCAGATGACCGCTGATTTGGTCAACGCCGCCGTTGAGGACAACAACAACCAAAAGTTTGCCGAAGCTGCCGAAAAGTTGTACATGGGTTACAAACTTAGCCCACGCGATACCGTGTATCTATACTACGCGGCCAGTAGTGCCGTGAATGGACAACACTACGATGAAGCCCTTAAATACTATAAGGAGCTTAAGGATCTCGGCTATAACGGTGAATCTGTGACCTACACAGCGGTGAATGTGGAAACTGGGGAAACAGAGACCATGGACAAGTCGACCCGAGACCTTTATGTAAAAGCGGGAACGCACAAGGATCCCAAAGAAGAAGTGAATCCATCCAAAAAGCCAGAAATCGTTAAAAATATCGCGTTGATCTACCAACAAATGGGAGAAAATGAAAAAGCGATTGCAGCTTATGCCGATGCAAGGGCGGAAAATCCGGACGATGTCAACTTGGTTTTGGGCGAGGCTAACTTGCACTACACCATGGGCGATAAGGAGAAGTTTAAGGAATTGATGGGACAGGCATCTGCCATGGCCCCGGACAATCCAGATTTGCTCTACAATATTGGTGTAATCAACATGGAACAAGGCAATTTGGAAGATGCAAGGGATGCTTACAAAAAAGCATTGGCCATCGACCCAGGTTATATCAATGCATTGTTGAACCTTTCCACAACCTACGTAAACGAAGGTAACGGCCTTATCGACGAAATGAACGCTTTGGGTACTTCCAAGGCCGATATTGCCAAGTATGATGAGCTTAAGGATAAAAAGGACAGCCTGTTTAGGGAAGGTGCTACCGTTTTGGAAGATGCGCTACAATCCAATCCAGACAACGAAAGCATCCTTACTCAATTGAAGAATATCTACGGCGCCTTGGGCGACAATGAAAACTTCATGAGGATTAAAA is drawn from Flagellimonas sp. MMG031 and contains these coding sequences:
- a CDS encoding tetratricopeptide repeat protein; translation: MKTRLLILTAIGVSAMGFAQKDEMKTAEKALKDGDAAAAKAALVSAASTIDSAKEKDQAEYYALLGNANYELAKKGDVASFQSALDAYKKVIAVEEASGKEKYTSVAREKMGQMTADLVNAAVEDNNNQKFAEAAEKLYMGYKLSPRDTVYLYYAASSAVNGQHYDEALKYYKELKDLGYNGESVTYTAVNVETGETETMDKSTRDLYVKAGTHKDPKEEVNPSKKPEIVKNIALIYQQMGENEKAIAAYADARAENPDDVNLVLGEANLHYTMGDKEKFKELMGQASAMAPDNPDLLYNIGVINMEQGNLEDARDAYKKALAIDPGYINALLNLSTTYVNEGNGLIDEMNALGTSKADIAKYDELKDKKDSLFREGATVLEDALQSNPDNESILTQLKNIYGALGDNENFMRIKKLLGE